The genomic DNA AGATTTGAATACTCTTTTTCAAAATCATGATTAAGAATAATGGTTTTGAAATAATTAATCATATTCAAAAAATGATCATCTTTTTCTAAACGAACAGTTTCCACATTCCCATCTTCCTCTATAATTAATTCTGGAGCATAATCCAATTTAGCAGTATAAGCCCTAGTTGCTGTGACTTTTCCTTTACTAAACCAAATTTCATAATTACACTGATAATAATTATCGAAGCCAAATGCTGTTTCAACAAAAATTTCTTTTTTCTCATCAATCAAAAAAGCTCCTCCAAACCAATCAACTTTGTATTTATCATTATTTGCTAAAAAAGATGATTTCACCTCAAAATCTTTCTCTAATATAAAAGAGGCTGCTTTTAAAGTATAGGCTCCAGCATCTAATAATGCTCCACCTCCCAATTCTTTCTTATATCGAATATTATTATCTCCTCCAAAAGGAGGAAAACCAAATGAGCTTCTAAAACACCTTAATTCACCTAACCTTTTTTCCTTTATGATACTTTTAACTACTTTATGTTGGGAATGATGTTGAAATTGGAAATTTTCAACAAGGGCTAAATTTTTTCTTCTAGCTAACTCTACCATCTCATTGGCCTCATTAAACGTCATTGCAGCAGATTTCTCTACTAATACGTGCTTTCCTAATTTTAATGCTTTTAAAACCCATTCATAGTGAAGTCCAGTAGGTAAAGGTATGTATATAGCATCTAATTCTTCTATTTCAAGTAATTTTTCATAACCTGTAACAAAATTACAATTATATCGTCCTGATACTTCTTCTGCTTTCTGTAAGCTTCTACTTGAAACGATAATTTTTGCATTTGCATCTGATCTCAAAATTGCTGGTATTACAGATGTTATTGCAATATTAGCACAACCAAGTATTCCCCAATTCATATTTTTTTAATTTATATAAGATAGTGCAGAAATTAGACTGCGAGCTTGAATGTTAACATAATTATTAAATACAATAAACTTTTTTAACTGATTTAGAGTTAACCAAGTAAAGTTTTCAGGTACTTCGTTTGGAAAAGAATCATCCATTTTTATAATGATGTTTCTATTTTGCTCCTTGTAAAACCTTCCTCCTTCTTCAGATTGAAGTGTATCAAATACAACATTTTCTAATTCTGCTTTCAAAACATCCTTTAAAAAAGGAATTTTATTTTGCTCATTTTCATTCTCAGAATAAACTGTACTACATTGTACCGTTGGTGCAATTTCTAGTATATCGAAATTTCCCGCTTCTAATTTAGCTTGCACTAAAAAGTGAATGACTCCATCAATCTCTTTTATAATAAAAGCACAAATCCCTTCATCACAAGGCTCTACAAGTGGTTGGTGCCATGACGTAACCTCTCTATTACCTATTTCTACATTTACTCCAATGACTTTGAAAAAACGATTTTCTTTATGCTCTATTATGTTTTCGGAAACATTCCAATCTTTTAAGTTCATTAAAGATTTTTCCTTAATTGAAAGTTCATAGTTTACCTTTTGAGCAGTAATCCAATATATTATTTGATTAAAGGAAAAGAGTGACTTGTCGTGAACTAAAGCAGACGTTAACAATTTAAATCCGATTGAATTTCTATTATTATTCATTATGTCATAAAAACCAATGGTTCCAGACGAATAGTTACCAAAAGAAATACCAGAAATTACGGTTCTGGTATCCATATTTATAATATTATCTTTCTGCATTAAAAGTTTTATTTGACCTAAAGTAAGCCATTTAAAATCTTCTAATGCATTAACGTCTTTGTCTACTTTTATAATTATATTTCTATTCCTTTTTTTAAAAAACCTTGCTCCTTGCTCAGATTGTAATTGATCTACTAAAATCTCTTCACTAGTAGCGTTCACAAAATATTCCAAATAATTTGGAGTCTTACCTCCATGAACTTGTGTATAGTTACTTTTAGTAGCTTGAATTGTCGGTGACAATTGAACATGATTAACATTTCCAGGTTCTATTTTAGTCTGAATCAAAAAATAAAGAGTGCCTTTATACTCTTTTGTAATAAAACCTAAATAACCTATTTCTGGCTGATTGATTATTGGTTGATCCCAAGTCTTTCTTTCCCCATAATTTGTATTAACTTCCAATCCTTGTATAGAAAAAAACTTATTTGAACTATGAACT from Flavivirga abyssicola includes the following:
- a CDS encoding NDP-hexose 2,3-dehydratase family protein, translating into MHHISKQKEIELLFLKSALTTDNPFNTTKEVLDWVKRRNEEVDVSVKRIGFDEMDNWKLDKVRGAVVHSSNKFFSIQGLEVNTNYGERKTWDQPIINQPEIGYLGFITKEYKGTLYFLIQTKIEPGNVNHVQLSPTIQATKSNYTQVHGGKTPNYLEYFVNATSEEILVDQLQSEQGARFFKKRNRNIIIKVDKDVNALEDFKWLTLGQIKLLMQKDNIINMDTRTVISGISFGNYSSGTIGFYDIMNNNRNSIGFKLLTSALVHDKSLFSFNQIIYWITAQKVNYELSIKEKSLMNLKDWNVSENIIEHKENRFFKVIGVNVEIGNREVTSWHQPLVEPCDEGICAFIIKEIDGVIHFLVQAKLEAGNFDILEIAPTVQCSTVYSENENEQNKIPFLKDVLKAELENVVFDTLQSEEGGRFYKEQNRNIIIKMDDSFPNEVPENFTWLTLNQLKKFIVFNNYVNIQARSLISALSYIN
- a CDS encoding Gfo/Idh/MocA family protein; translation: MNWGILGCANIAITSVIPAILRSDANAKIIVSSRSLQKAEEVSGRYNCNFVTGYEKLLEIEELDAIYIPLPTGLHYEWVLKALKLGKHVLVEKSAAMTFNEANEMVELARRKNLALVENFQFQHHSQHKVVKSIIKEKRLGELRCFRSSFGFPPFGGDNNIRYKKELGGGALLDAGAYTLKAASFILEKDFEVKSSFLANNDKYKVDWFGGAFLIDEKKEIFVETAFGFDNYYQCNYEIWFSKGKVTATRAYTAKLDYAPELIIEEDGNVETVRLEKDDHFLNMINYFKTIILNHDFEKEYSNLLKQALLIELVKLNS